In bacterium, the genomic stretch TCATTTGCTGCAAATTTACCTTTTTCAGGGTCTTTGCCTGCTCCAATGCCCTGGGTTGTTTTTTCTCCAATTTGAATTTTAATATCCCCCTTTGCTTGTTTTAAAGCATTACTTTCCGTATTAAAAAGAACAAAGGAAACACCTTCAATTTTGTCATGAATTCTTGAAATGATATTTCCGCCAGCATTTCCAACTCCAACTACTTTTATATTTATTATTCCTTCTTCTGGTGTTTGTTGTATCATTTGAATCATTTTATTTTCCTCAACCCCTTTTTAAAGTTTTTTTTTATTTTCGCAAATGTCTCCTTTAATTTATCATAAAATGATTTCTGCCTTTCTTTAAGTTGTTTAGATGCAAGAGTGATAAGTCCAAAGGCAGATGAATATTCTGGTTTTTGAAAATTTTTATCTAGGTTGTATGTTCTTATAGGAACTCCAATTCTAACGGGAAGTTTAAATATATCTGAAGATAATTCTATAATTCCTTTTAGTTTAGAGCATCCTCCTGTTATAATTACTCCTCCAGCCAATGAAACTGAAAGAGAATTTTTTACAACAACTGGCTTTACATAATCATAAAGAATTTCAGTAACTCTTGCATAAACAATCTCCGAAATTTTTTCAACTGTAACTTTTCCTATTATTTTACCAGATGGACTGGATATTTCAATCTCTTCAAGAAGTTTAGGGTCCTTATTTTCTTTCATTTTCAGATAATTACAATATCCATAGTTAATTTTTAATTCTTCAGCCAGCTCAATGGGAGTGTATAGAACAGCGGATAGGTCATTATCAATATACCAGCCCCCAATTCTAAAAGATGCCACTTCGGTTATAGTGTTTTTGAAATAGATAGCAATATCTGTTGTCCCTTTGCCCATATCAATTAAAAGACATCCCATTTCTTTTTCTTCTTCTGTTAAGGTTGCTTCTCCGGATGCCCATGCATGTGGGAAAATATGTTCAATCTGTCCTCCTGCGCTTTCAATACAATGTCCAATATCTTTAACAGGATTTATTTCAACAGATATTGCAAGAACTTTCATTTCAAGAGTATTTCCATGCATTCCAATGGGTAATTTTGTAGTTATATTATGTCCATCTATTATGTAGAATTGAGGAAGAATTGTTAATATTTTTTCACCAACTTCTTTTCCTGCCATAATAGAATTTTTTATTTCTTTTTTTAAAAATTGAATATCATTCTTATTTATTTCCCTTCCATTAGGAGTTATTTCTATTTTTTTTGAATATATACTTCCTTTTACATAACCGCCACCTATTCCAATTGTTACATAACTTATTCTTTCTTTAACCTGCTCACTTAAAGAATCGAAAACATCAAAAAGTAAATTTGTTACTCCTTCAATATCAGTTATCCTACCTTTTGTTATGAAATTTTCAGGTACTTCAACGATTTCTGTTCCAAGAATGTCTATTCCTGTATCTGATAAATAACCTGTAATTCCTAAAATTTTTCCACTGCCAATATCAAGCCCTGTAATTAAATTTTCATTCATTTTTTGTAAATATTTTTATATCTCAAGTCAATATATTCCCATCTTTCTATATTTCCCTGCAATTCTTGTAATAGGATTGAAATTTTTTCCATCTGTGACTTTATATCACTCTTCTTCATTTTTATAATTCCTTTATCAGTATATAAAATTATTTCATTTGGAGAAATAAAATTTATCTGGTTAACTAAAAAAAATTTTCTTAAATTGAAGTAATTATACCATTTTTTAATTTCATCCAAAATATTTAATTTCCATCTATCAGTTTCATTTACACAATTTTGCTCAATTTTAATTCCATATATATCAATATAATTTTTTTCTTCTTCTATATCTGATAGAACAACTCCATTTTTATCAATTATATATTTTCTCTCATTGTATATTACACTGACAAATGGTTTTCTTAATGAAATATCTATATATAATTTATCAGGATATATTTTTTTAATTTTGCAGTTTTCAACTTCTGGAATATTAAGTATCATTTGTCTTAAATCATCAATATCTATAAAAAGTAGATTTTTATCTTTTTCAAGTTCTAACACTGGCTCAATATAAAATTTTGCCTTATCAGGAACAATTTCAACTTCTTTTAATTTGAAGGTGTCCAATTGCCATAAAAATTTTATTGTTGAACTTTTAATTTTAAAAGATAAATATATTAAAGATAAAATTAAAATAATGATAAAAATTATTTTTATTTTATTTTTTCTTTTTTCCCAGATTCTTTGTCTTATTTCTCTTATTCTTCTTTCTGTTTTTTCTTCCATTTTTCAATTGCATAATTTAAAATTTGTTCACATAAATCATCAAAATTTATCCCTGCATATTTTGCAGCATCAGGCAATAAACTTGTTTTAGTCATTCCAGGAATTGTATTTACATCTAAAATATATGGTACACCATTTTTATTAATCATTATTTCCATTCTTGCAAATCCACTGCATCTCATTATCTTATAAACTTTTTTTGCATTGTTATAAGCATTTTTAAGAAATTTTTCTGGAATTTCAGGAGGAATAATGTGTTGACTTTCACCAGGAGTGTACTTCGCTTTATAATCATAAAATCCTGTTTTTGTTCTTATTTCAATCGCAGGTAATACCCTTATTTTTTCATTCCCAAGTATTCCAATGGTTATTTCTTTCCCTTCAATAAATTTTTCAATAAAGACATCATTATCTAAATTAAAACATTCTTTCACTGCTTTTTTTAATTCTTTTTCTTTTTTTACTATTCTTATTCCTATGGTTGAACCTAAATTTGCTGGTTTTACTACAACAGGAAAAGAAAAAGGAAGATGGAATTTTTTATTTTTTTCAACGACTACAAAAGGTGGGGTAGGTATTTTATGAAATTTAAGGAATTTTTTTGTTATAATTTTATTCATACACATAGCAGAAGAAAGCACTCCTGAACCAGTATAGGGAATATTCAGTGTTTCAAGAGTT encodes the following:
- a CDS encoding D-alanine--D-alanine ligase produces the protein MKIIVLAGGKSPERDVSLMSGKQVYNALKRKNYSVILLDPSKKTFLKKLIEFKPDCVFIVLHGGKGENGVIQGTLETLNIPYTGSGVLSSAMCMNKIITKKFLKFHKIPTPPFVVVEKNKKFHLPFSFPVVVKPANLGSTIGIRIVKKEKELKKAVKECFNLDNDVFIEKFIEGKEITIGILGNEKIRVLPAIEIRTKTGFYDYKAKYTPGESQHIIPPEIPEKFLKNAYNNAKKVYKIMRCSGFARMEIMINKNGVPYILDVNTIPGMTKTSLLPDAAKYAGINFDDLCEQILNYAIEKWKKKQKEE
- a CDS encoding FtsQ-type POTRA domain-containing protein gives rise to the protein MEEKTERRIREIRQRIWEKRKNKIKIIFIIILILSLIYLSFKIKSSTIKFLWQLDTFKLKEVEIVPDKAKFYIEPVLELEKDKNLLFIDIDDLRQMILNIPEVENCKIKKIYPDKLYIDISLRKPFVSVIYNERKYIIDKNGVVLSDIEEEKNYIDIYGIKIEQNCVNETDRWKLNILDEIKKWYNYFNLRKFFLVNQINFISPNEIILYTDKGIIKMKKSDIKSQMEKISILLQELQGNIERWEYIDLRYKNIYKK
- the ftsA gene encoding cell division protein FtsA; this encodes MNENLITGLDIGSGKILGITGYLSDTGIDILGTEIVEVPENFITKGRITDIEGVTNLLFDVFDSLSEQVKERISYVTIGIGGGYVKGSIYSKKIEITPNGREINKNDIQFLKKEIKNSIMAGKEVGEKILTILPQFYIIDGHNITTKLPIGMHGNTLEMKVLAISVEINPVKDIGHCIESAGGQIEHIFPHAWASGEATLTEEEKEMGCLLIDMGKGTTDIAIYFKNTITEVASFRIGGWYIDNDLSAVLYTPIELAEELKINYGYCNYLKMKENKDPKLLEEIEISSPSGKIIGKVTVEKISEIVYARVTEILYDYVKPVVVKNSLSVSLAGGVIITGGCSKLKGIIELSSDIFKLPVRIGVPIRTYNLDKNFQKPEYSSAFGLITLASKQLKERQKSFYDKLKETFAKIKKNFKKGLRKIK